A single Vigna radiata var. radiata cultivar VC1973A chromosome 8, Vradiata_ver6, whole genome shotgun sequence DNA region contains:
- the LOC106772138 gene encoding cell division cycle protein 48 homolog, giving the protein MANQPESSDAKGTKRDFSTAILERKKAPNRLVVDEAVNDDNSVVALHPDTMDKLQLFRGDTILLKGKKRKDTVCIALADDTCEEPKIRMNKVVRSNLRVRLGDVVSVHACPDVKYGKRVHILPVDDTIEGVTGNLFDAYLKPYFLEAYRPVRKGDLFLVRGGMRSVEFKVIETDPAEYCVVAPDTEIFCEGEPVKREDENRLDEVGYDDVGGVRKQMAQIRELVELPLRHPQLFKSIGVKPPKGILLYGPPGSGKTLIARAVANETGAFFFCINGPEIMSKLAGESESNLRKAFEEAEKNAPSIIFIDEIDSIAPKREKTHGEVERRIVSQLLTLMDGLKSRAHVIVIGATNRPNSIDPALRRFGRFDREIDIGVPDEVGRLEVLRIHTKNMKLSDDVDLERIAKDTHGYVGADLAALCTEAALQCIREKMDVIDLEDESIDAEILNSMAVSNEHFQTALGTSNPSALRETVVEVPNVSWEDIGGLENVKRELQETVQYPVEHPEKFEKFGMSPSKGVLFYGPPGCGKTLLAKAIANECQANFISVKGPELLTMWFGESEANVREIFDKARGSAPCVLFFDELDSIATQRGSSVGDAGGAADRVLNQLLTEMDGMSAKKTVFIIGATNRPDIIDPALLRPGRLDQLIYIPLPDEDSRHQIFKACLRKSPVSKDVDLRALAKYTQGFSGADITEICQRACKYAIRENIEKDIERERRKRDNPEAMEEDIEEEEVAEIKAAHFEESMKYARRSVSDADIRKYQAFAQTLQQSRGFGSEFRFSDTSAGGTGAGAASDPFASAGGADEDDLYS; this is encoded by the exons ATGGCGAACCAACCCGAGTCCTCCGATGC tAAGGGAACAAAGAGAGATTTCAGTACCGCGATCTTGGAGCGCAAGAAGGCACCCAACCGACTCGTCGTTGACGAAGCCGTAAACGATGACAACTCCGTCGTCGCGCTCCACCCTGATACCATGGATAAGCTCCAGCTTTTCCGCGGAGATACAATTCTTCTCAAG gGCAAGAAGAGGAAGGATACTGTCTGTATTGCCCTTGCCGACGATACCTGTGAGGAGCCCAAGATACGGATGAACAAGGTCGTCAGGAGCAACCTTAGGGTTAGACTCGGTGACGTTGTCTCCGTTCACGCATGCCCTGATGTTAAGTACGGAAAGAGAGTGCACATTCTTCCCGTCGATGACACCATTGAGGGCGTTACTGGAAATCTCTTTGATGCTTACTTGAAGC CTTATTTCCTTGAGGCATATAGACCAGTGAGGAAAGGTGACTTGTTTCTTGTGAGAGGGGGGATGAGAAGTGTGGAGTTCAAGGTTATTGAAACCGATCCTGCAGAGTATTGTGTCGTTGCTCCTGACACTGAGATCTTCTGTGAGGGAGAGCCTGTTAAAAGGGAAGATGAGAATCGGTTAGACGAGGTTGGTTATGACGATGTTGGTGGTGTTAGAAAGCAAATGGCACAGATTAGGGAACTGGTGGAACTGCCATTGAGGCATCCACAGTTGTTCAAATCTATTGGTGTTAAGCCACCTAAGGGAATTCTGCTATATGGACCCCCCGGGTCTGGTAAGACTTTGATTGCTCGAGCTGTTGCAAATGAAACTGGAGCCTTCTTTTTCTGCATTAATGGTCCTGAGATCATGTCAAAATTGGCTGGTGAGAGTGAAAGCAATCTGAGGAAGGCATTTGAAGAAGCTGAGAAGAATGCACCCTCTATTATCTTCATTGATGAGATAGATTCGATAGCTCCAAAGAGGGAGAAGACTCACGGGGAAGTTGAGAGGAGAATTGTTTCCCAGCTCTTGACTCTCATGGACGGTCTTAAATCACGTGCTCATGTAATTGTTATTGGAGCCACAAATCGTCCCAATAGCATTGATCCGGCCCTTAGGAGGTTTGGTAGGTTTGATCGGGAGATAGATATTGGCGTTCCAGATGAGGTTGGTCGCCTTGAGGTTCTTCgtatacacacaaaaaatatgAAGCTTTCTGATGAT GTTGATTTAGAAAGGATCGCTAAGGACACACATGGGTATGTTGGTGCTGATCTGGCTGCTTTGTGTACTGAAGCCGCACTTCAATGCATCAGAGAGAAAATGGACGTCATTGACTTGGAGGATGAGTCCATTGATGCTGAGATACTAAACTCAATGGCAGTGTCAAATGAGCATTTCCAGACTGCTCTCGGAACAAGCAATCCTTCTGCTCTACGAGAAACA GTCGTTGAAGTGCCCAACGTCAGCTGGGAAGATATCGGTGGTCTTGAGAATGTGAAGAGAGAACTTCAAGAG aCTGTTCAATATCCAGTGGAACACCCTGAGAAATTTGAGAAGTTTGGAATGTCACCTTCAAAGGGAGTTCTTTTCTATGGGCCTCCCGGTTGTGGTAAAACCCTTTTGGCAAAGGCTATTGCCAACGAATGCCAGGCGAACTTCATCAGTGTCAAAGGTCCCGAACTACTTACCATGTGGTTTGGAGAAAGTGAGGCTAATGTGAGGGAAATTTTTGATAAAGCTCGTGGTTCTGCTCCATGTGTTCTATTCTTTGATGAACTTGACTCTATTGCAACTCAG AGGGGCAGCAGCGTAGGAGATGCTGGTGGTGCTGCTGATAGGGTTTTGAATCAATTGCTTACAGAGATGGATGGTATGTCAGCAAAGAAAACCGTGTTCATCATTGGGGCCACTAATCGACCAGACATTATAGATCCTGCTCTTCTGCGACCGGGCCGTCTGGATCAATTGATTTATATCCCACTNCCAGATGAGGATTCCCGTCATCAGATATTTAAAGCTTGTTTGAGAAAGTCTCCTGTTTCAAAAGATGTTGACCTCAGAGCTCTGGCCAAGTATACTCAGGGCTTCAGTGGTGCAGATATCACTGAAATTTGCCAGCGTGCATGCAAGTATGCTATAAGAGAGAACATTGAGAAG GACATTGAGAGAGAGAGGAGGAAAAGAGATAACCCTGAGGCAATGGAAGAGGATATTGAAGAGGAAGAGGTAGCTGAAATCAAGGCGGCTCATTTTGAGGAGTCAATGAAATATGCACGAAGGAGTGTAAGCGATGCTGACATTCGCAAGTACCAGGCATTTGCTCAGACGTTGCAGCAGTCAAGAGGGTTTGGATCCGAGTTCAGGTTTTCAGATACCAGCGCTGGTGGTACTGGTGCTGGCGCTGCATCTGACCCTTTTGCAAGTGCTGGTGGAGCTGATGAAGATGATCTTTACAGTTAG